Proteins found in one Litorihabitans aurantiacus genomic segment:
- a CDS encoding DUF3151 family protein, translating to MSHENLGLGVSVGPPSTRLPDSHPDLVVMAELGARDGVVDGSDVGALRAAAAAHPDSSLAWALLARLELDALEALDAPAAADDVAHAVAAYAYARVGYHRGLDALRRAGWRGQGPVPVDHLANRGFLAALLALGDAARAIGEVEESARITEFVHGSDPTAPAVLAQGVPVGDLPAATEQE from the coding sequence GTGAGCCACGAGAACCTGGGCCTCGGCGTCAGCGTCGGCCCGCCGTCGACCCGCCTGCCCGACAGCCACCCCGACCTCGTCGTCATGGCCGAGCTCGGCGCGCGCGACGGCGTCGTGGACGGCAGCGACGTCGGCGCCCTGCGCGCCGCCGCGGCAGCCCACCCCGACTCGAGCCTCGCGTGGGCGCTGCTGGCCCGGCTCGAGCTCGACGCGCTGGAGGCGCTCGACGCACCCGCGGCCGCGGACGACGTCGCGCACGCCGTCGCCGCCTACGCCTACGCGCGCGTCGGCTACCACCGCGGGCTCGACGCGCTGCGCCGCGCCGGGTGGCGCGGCCAGGGCCCCGTGCCCGTCGACCACCTCGCCAACCGCGGCTTCCTCGCCGCGCTGCTCGCGCTCGGTGACGCCGCGCGCGCCATCGGCGAGGTCGAGGAGAGCGCGCGCATCACGGAGTTCGTGCACGGTTCGGACCCGACCGCCCCCGCCGTCCTGGCGCAGGGCGTCCCGGTGGGCGACCTGCCCGCCGCCACGGAACAGGAGTAG
- a CDS encoding adenylosuccinate synthase: protein MPAVVVVGAQWGDEGKGKATDQLGSRVDYVVKFNGGNNAGHTVVIGDEKYALHLLPSGILSPGVTPVIGNGVVVDIEVLFSEIDHLDARGVDTSRLLVSSSAHVIAPYNRTLDKVTERFLGKRQIGTTGRGIGPTYADKMNRVGIRVQDLYDEKILREKIEGALELKNQILLKVYNRRAVTIDETVDALLAWSDRLKPMVADTSLVLNEALDRGEIVLFEAGQATMLDVDHGTYPFVTSSSATAAGACTGSGIGPTRIDRVVGVIKAYTTRVGEGPFPTELFDDMGEYLRKTGGEFGVTTGRSRRCGWYDAVIARYASRVNGLTDLVLTKLDVLTGIEKIPVCVAYDVDGVRHEEMPVDQTAFHHATPIYEHLDGWWEDISGARTFEDLPLNAQRYVEHLERISGTRISAIGVGPQREATIARHDLLG, encoded by the coding sequence ATGCCAGCAGTCGTCGTCGTCGGAGCCCAGTGGGGGGACGAGGGCAAGGGGAAGGCGACCGACCAGCTCGGGTCGCGCGTGGACTACGTCGTGAAGTTCAACGGCGGGAACAACGCGGGGCACACCGTGGTGATCGGTGACGAGAAGTACGCCCTCCACCTCCTGCCCTCCGGCATCCTCAGCCCCGGCGTCACGCCGGTCATCGGCAACGGTGTCGTGGTCGACATCGAGGTGCTGTTCTCGGAGATCGACCACCTCGACGCGCGCGGCGTCGACACCTCGCGGCTGCTGGTCAGCTCGAGCGCGCACGTCATCGCGCCGTACAACCGCACCCTGGACAAGGTGACCGAGCGCTTCCTCGGCAAGCGCCAGATCGGCACCACCGGGCGCGGCATCGGCCCGACGTACGCGGACAAGATGAACCGCGTCGGCATCCGCGTGCAGGACCTGTACGACGAGAAGATCCTGCGCGAGAAGATCGAGGGCGCCCTCGAGCTCAAGAACCAGATCCTTCTCAAGGTCTACAACCGGCGCGCGGTGACGATCGACGAGACGGTCGACGCGCTGCTGGCGTGGTCCGACCGGCTGAAGCCGATGGTGGCCGACACCTCGCTCGTGCTGAACGAGGCGCTCGACCGCGGCGAGATCGTCCTGTTCGAGGCCGGCCAGGCCACGATGCTCGACGTCGACCACGGCACCTACCCGTTCGTCACCTCCTCCTCGGCCACGGCCGCGGGCGCGTGCACCGGTTCGGGCATCGGTCCGACGCGGATCGACCGGGTGGTCGGCGTCATCAAGGCGTACACCACGCGCGTGGGCGAGGGCCCGTTCCCGACCGAGCTGTTCGACGACATGGGCGAGTACCTGCGCAAGACCGGCGGCGAGTTCGGCGTCACCACGGGCCGCTCGCGCCGCTGCGGCTGGTACGACGCGGTGATCGCGCGCTACGCGTCGCGCGTCAACGGGCTGACCGACCTCGTGCTGACCAAGCTCGACGTGCTCACCGGCATCGAAAAGATCCCGGTCTGCGTGGCCTACGACGTCGACGGCGTGCGGCACGAGGAGATGCCGGTCGACCAGACCGCGTTCCACCACGCCACGCCGATCTACGAGCACCTCGACGGCTGGTGGGAGGACATCTCGGGCGCCCGCACGTTCGAGGACCTGCCGCTCAACGCGCAGCGCTACGTCGAGCACCTCGAGCGCATCTCGGGCACGCGGATCTCGGCGATCGGCGTCGGCCCGCAGCGCGAGGCGACCATCGCCCGCCACGACCTGCTGGGCTGA
- a CDS encoding alpha/beta hydrolase, with translation MDGASTPRVWTNLDVEVRSGRIAAQSLGDLADPSLILLGGATWSRDWWSDDFCDRIAGLGVHVMRYDPRDTGESTTSPPGKPDYTADDLADDAIAVLDAFGVRATTVAGLSMGGGLAQRVAARHPDRVDALVLLSTSPAGDIGRELPPPTPTILATFEETVPDPQWGDRRSVVDWLVAGERPYAGPEGFDEETLRDLAGRVWDRSASMASASNHFVVAESATPLDLSALRGIPTLVVHGSADPLFPPAHGEALAEALDARLVVLDGVGHQAPPPATWTELVPAIADHARGAAGRA, from the coding sequence ATGGACGGTGCGAGCACGCCTCGGGTCTGGACGAATCTCGATGTGGAGGTGCGTTCCGGGCGCATCGCCGCGCAGAGTCTGGGTGACCTCGCAGACCCGTCGCTGATCCTTCTCGGCGGGGCCACCTGGTCACGCGACTGGTGGTCCGACGACTTCTGCGACCGGATAGCAGGCCTCGGGGTGCATGTGATGCGGTACGACCCGCGCGACACGGGTGAGTCGACCACGAGCCCGCCCGGCAAGCCGGACTATACGGCCGACGACCTCGCCGATGACGCGATCGCCGTGCTCGATGCGTTCGGCGTCCGCGCGACCACCGTCGCGGGCCTCTCGATGGGTGGCGGGCTGGCGCAGCGCGTCGCGGCACGGCACCCCGACCGCGTGGACGCGCTCGTGCTGCTCTCAACCAGCCCCGCGGGGGACATCGGGCGCGAGCTGCCGCCACCCACCCCCACCATCCTGGCCACGTTCGAGGAGACCGTCCCCGACCCCCAGTGGGGAGATCGGCGAAGCGTCGTCGACTGGCTCGTCGCCGGCGAGCGGCCCTATGCCGGCCCGGAAGGTTTCGACGAGGAGACTCTGCGCGACCTCGCCGGCCGCGTGTGGGACCGCAGCGCCTCGATGGCGTCGGCCTCGAACCACTTCGTCGTCGCGGAGAGCGCGACGCCGCTCGACCTCTCGGCGCTGCGCGGGATCCCCACGCTCGTCGTCCACGGCTCGGCCGACCCCCTCTTCCCGCCGGCGCACGGCGAGGCCCTCGCTGAGGCGCTCGACGCACGTCTCGTCGTGCTGGACGGAGTCGGCCACCAAGCACCACCGCCCGCGACCTGGACCGAGCTCGTCCCGGCGATCGCCGATCACGCTCGCGGAGCGGCCGGCCGAGCCTGA
- a CDS encoding MFS transporter — MTASERRWWLLVTVGAGLLLITLDNSILYTALPTLTEELGASGSAALWIINAYPVVMAGLLLGAGTLGDRIGHRRMFVVGLVIFGAASAAAAFSVSPGMLIASRALLAVGAASMMPATLALIRLTFDDAKERNIAIAIWGSLSVIGAAMGPILGGLLLERFWWGSVFLINVPVVVVALIATTIIAPRNDADPTKKWDLLSSIQAMVGLVGTVLFIKELAHVPQNWPLVAAAAVAAVVGFTAFVRRQRRMAEPLLDFSIFRNRAFSGGVLAAAFAMFTIAGAQLITTQRFQLVEGFSPLQAGLLVAAIALGALPSGMLGAAFLDVLGLRLIISGGLGVGALGLVLSITAAATDTFMLLVAGFIVTGMGLGGAFSVASAAIMGNAHPARPVWLRPWKRSPTRWGHSRRSPCWEAC; from the coding sequence GTGACTGCGTCCGAGCGGCGCTGGTGGTTGTTGGTGACGGTGGGCGCGGGGCTGTTGCTGATCACGCTGGACAACTCGATCCTGTACACCGCACTGCCCACGCTGACCGAGGAGCTGGGCGCCTCGGGGTCGGCGGCGTTGTGGATCATCAACGCCTACCCGGTGGTGATGGCGGGTCTGCTGCTGGGCGCCGGGACGTTGGGTGACCGGATCGGTCATCGCCGGATGTTCGTGGTGGGCCTGGTGATCTTCGGTGCGGCGTCGGCGGCGGCAGCGTTCTCGGTGAGCCCGGGGATGCTGATCGCCTCCCGGGCCCTTCTGGCGGTGGGTGCCGCCTCGATGATGCCGGCGACGCTGGCGCTGATCCGGTTGACGTTCGATGACGCGAAGGAGCGCAACATAGCGATCGCGATCTGGGGCAGCCTCTCGGTCATCGGGGCCGCCATGGGTCCGATCCTGGGCGGACTGCTGCTGGAGCGGTTCTGGTGGGGGTCGGTGTTCCTGATCAACGTGCCCGTCGTGGTCGTCGCACTGATCGCAACCACGATCATCGCGCCTCGCAACGACGCCGACCCGACGAAGAAGTGGGACCTGCTGTCCTCGATCCAGGCGATGGTGGGCCTGGTGGGAACGGTGCTGTTCATCAAGGAGCTGGCTCACGTCCCGCAGAACTGGCCCCTGGTCGCGGCCGCTGCCGTGGCCGCCGTCGTCGGGTTCACCGCGTTCGTCCGGCGCCAGCGGCGGATGGCTGAGCCGCTGCTGGACTTCTCGATCTTCCGCAACCGGGCTTTCAGCGGTGGTGTGCTGGCGGCGGCGTTCGCGATGTTCACCATCGCCGGCGCGCAGCTCATCACGACCCAGCGCTTCCAGCTCGTGGAGGGGTTCAGTCCGTTGCAGGCAGGTCTCCTGGTGGCCGCGATCGCTCTCGGCGCGCTGCCCTCGGGCATGCTCGGCGCCGCGTTCCTGGACGTGCTCGGCCTCCGGCTCATCATCTCCGGTGGCCTGGGAGTAGGAGCGCTGGGCCTGGTGCTGTCGATCACCGCTGCCGCCACCGACACTTTCATGCTGCTCGTGGCCGGATTCATCGTGACCGGCATGGGTCTGGGCGGAGCGTTCTCGGTCGCCTCGGCCGCGATCATGGGCAACGCCCACCCCGCAAGGCCGGTATGGCTGCGTCCGTGGAAGAGGTCTCCTACGAGATGGGGTCACTCTCGGCGGTCGCCGTGCTGGGAAGCCTGCTGA
- a CDS encoding TetR/AcrR family transcriptional regulator → MRESKRTVILDAAAGVIESEGITAVTFDSVAAAAGITRGGIIYHFPSREELIAAIHEHMARRWEDQLEAACGKPADQSTATERLIAYISMAATPATRAEVQMILDSHHTENQDVWDQVLQRWAPRPQPSDGPSYTLALLAADGLWVNDVIGSTRIPPEQRHDTAERIIDLIRDTDRSAP, encoded by the coding sequence GTGCGAGAGAGCAAACGGACCGTGATCCTGGACGCCGCGGCCGGCGTGATCGAGTCCGAGGGGATCACCGCCGTCACCTTCGACTCCGTCGCGGCCGCCGCCGGCATCACCCGCGGCGGGATCATCTACCACTTCCCCTCCCGTGAGGAGCTGATCGCGGCCATCCACGAGCACATGGCCCGCCGCTGGGAGGACCAGCTCGAAGCGGCCTGCGGCAAGCCCGCTGATCAGAGCACCGCGACCGAACGCCTCATCGCCTACATCAGCATGGCGGCCACGCCAGCCACCCGCGCCGAGGTCCAGATGATCCTCGACAGCCACCACACCGAGAACCAGGACGTCTGGGACCAGGTGCTGCAACGCTGGGCACCCCGCCCGCAGCCGAGCGACGGTCCCTCCTACACGCTCGCGCTCCTGGCCGCCGACGGGCTCTGGGTCAACGACGTCATCGGCAGCACACGCATTCCTCCCGAGCAGCGCCACGACACCGCCGAACGCATCATCGACCTCATTCGCGACACCGACCGGAGCGCGCCGTGA
- a CDS encoding NAD(P)H-binding protein, translated as MNDTILVTGATGKTGGRITDLLRSQGQEVRAVSRSTSLPFDWRDPDTWPGALDGVKAVYVVPASLHDPDTLDQLRDFGKLAIQHGATRAVLASVPDDGSEAFQAVRDAEQALASSGLDLTVLRFRWFMQTFSEDFLASYVTSGELRLPAGEGGEAFIDADDIAAVAATALTQDGHAGREYELTGPRALTFQDAARELSAATGRTITYTAVSAEDYEKEQEERGEPKEGVDLLVDLYAAIATGDLGNTTTHVHDVLARAPHDFHDFANRAAHDGAWNGR; from the coding sequence GTGAACGACACGATCCTGGTCACCGGTGCCACCGGCAAGACCGGAGGACGCATCACCGACCTCCTGCGCTCCCAGGGCCAAGAGGTGCGCGCAGTCTCACGCTCCACCAGCCTGCCGTTCGACTGGCGGGACCCCGACACCTGGCCCGGCGCCCTGGACGGGGTGAAGGCCGTCTACGTCGTCCCCGCCTCGCTGCACGACCCCGACACCCTGGACCAGCTGCGCGACTTCGGGAAGCTCGCCATCCAGCACGGTGCAACTCGCGCCGTGCTGGCCTCGGTGCCCGATGACGGCAGCGAGGCGTTCCAGGCCGTCCGCGACGCGGAGCAGGCCCTGGCCAGCTCCGGTCTGGACCTGACGGTCCTGCGGTTCCGCTGGTTCATGCAGACCTTCTCGGAGGACTTCCTGGCCTCCTACGTCACCTCAGGAGAGCTGCGCCTGCCCGCGGGCGAGGGAGGCGAGGCGTTCATCGACGCCGACGACATCGCCGCCGTCGCAGCCACCGCACTCACCCAGGACGGCCACGCCGGCCGGGAGTACGAGCTCACCGGCCCCCGCGCCCTGACCTTCCAGGACGCCGCGCGCGAGCTGAGCGCGGCCACCGGCAGAACCATCACCTACACCGCCGTGTCCGCCGAGGACTACGAGAAGGAGCAGGAGGAGCGGGGCGAGCCCAAGGAGGGCGTCGACCTGCTCGTCGACCTGTACGCCGCCATCGCCACCGGCGACCTCGGAAACACCACCACCCACGTCCACGACGTCCTCGCCCGCGCCCCGCACGACTTCCACGACTTCGCGAACCGCGCCGCCCACGACGGTGCGTGGAACGGCAGGTAG
- a CDS encoding nucleotidyltransferase family protein: MADDGGAPLVTGLVLAAGQGRRFGGPKALAATADGTPWLHLAVAALRSGGCAGVVVALGAGADAARALVPEGAGVVVVPDFARGLSASLRAGLPIALDGDGGGRADAVVVVTVDTPSLPPSAVRRVLGSGIDAAPEPRAALARATYHGAPGHPVLIGRDHVPGVLVEADGDAGARGYLTAHDTLAVECGDLWDGVDVDT, encoded by the coding sequence ATGGCCGATGACGGCGGCGCTCCCCTCGTGACCGGCCTGGTGCTGGCGGCCGGGCAGGGGCGCCGGTTCGGCGGCCCCAAGGCCCTCGCCGCGACCGCCGACGGCACCCCCTGGCTGCACCTGGCGGTCGCGGCGCTGCGATCGGGCGGATGCGCGGGCGTCGTCGTCGCCCTGGGTGCCGGTGCCGATGCGGCGCGGGCGTTGGTGCCGGAGGGGGCGGGCGTCGTCGTCGTGCCCGACTTCGCGCGCGGGCTGTCCGCGAGCCTGCGGGCGGGGCTACCGATCGCGCTCGACGGCGACGGCGGAGGGCGGGCCGACGCCGTCGTGGTCGTCACGGTGGACACGCCGAGCCTGCCGCCGTCCGCCGTCCGCCGGGTGCTGGGCTCCGGCATCGACGCCGCCCCCGAGCCGCGTGCCGCGCTCGCCCGTGCGACCTACCACGGCGCCCCGGGCCACCCGGTGCTGATCGGCCGCGACCACGTCCCGGGTGTCCTGGTCGAAGCCGACGGCGACGCCGGCGCGCGCGGCTACCTCACCGCTCACGACACGCTCGCGGTGGAGTGCGGCGACCTGTGGGACGGGGTGGACGTCGACACCTGA
- a CDS encoding XdhC family protein encodes MFALAPDLAPLLRSGHDVALVTVVAARGRGPLRVGDGMAVTAGARVVGALSGGCVEADAVLLGLDVLATGAARRATFVLDCGGTIDVLVHRVRGSGGADAVAIEALERAARGERAELALLRRGPRAGALVEPRCAAEDEDPLVLQHRRRPHLTILGAGRYAPALCRLAAAAGHTVTVVDPSALLATPARFPDATRVVVADLAAHLATRDGADEGAADAVVVLAHDDRVAVPALATALTTALARDGYVGATASRATAARRRTALRAAGVPGAAIARLRSPIGLDLGGEDETATALAIVAELAAVRHAASARPLREGRGPVRARSTGGHARIDQQRSGAVA; translated from the coding sequence ATGTTCGCCCTCGCCCCCGATCTCGCGCCGCTGCTGCGGTCGGGGCACGACGTCGCGCTGGTGACCGTCGTCGCCGCTCGCGGGCGGGGGCCGCTTCGGGTGGGCGACGGGATGGCCGTCACCGCCGGCGCCCGGGTGGTCGGTGCGCTGTCCGGCGGCTGCGTGGAGGCGGACGCCGTCCTGCTCGGGCTCGACGTGCTGGCCACGGGCGCCGCGCGGCGGGCGACGTTCGTCCTCGACTGCGGCGGGACGATCGACGTCCTCGTGCACCGGGTCCGTGGCTCAGGGGGCGCCGACGCCGTTGCGATCGAGGCGCTCGAGCGGGCCGCGCGTGGCGAGCGCGCCGAGCTCGCGCTGCTGCGGCGCGGACCGCGCGCGGGCGCCCTCGTCGAACCCCGCTGCGCCGCCGAGGACGAGGACCCGCTCGTGCTGCAGCACCGCCGTCGCCCGCATCTCACGATCCTCGGCGCCGGGCGGTACGCCCCCGCGCTCTGCCGCCTCGCCGCCGCCGCGGGGCACACCGTGACCGTCGTCGACCCCTCCGCGCTCCTGGCGACCCCCGCCCGCTTCCCGGACGCGACCCGCGTCGTCGTTGCCGATCTCGCGGCGCACCTCGCGACCCGCGACGGTGCCGACGAAGGCGCGGCCGACGCCGTCGTCGTCCTCGCCCACGACGACCGCGTCGCCGTCCCCGCCCTCGCCACCGCCCTGACCACCGCGCTCGCGCGGGACGGCTACGTCGGTGCGACGGCGTCGCGCGCCACCGCCGCCCGCCGCCGCACCGCCCTGCGCGCCGCCGGTGTCCCCGGCGCCGCGATCGCCCGGCTGCGGTCCCCGATCGGGCTCGACCTCGGAGGCGAGGACGAGACCGCCACCGCGCTCGCGATCGTGGCGGAGCTCGCCGCGGTGCGGCACGCCGCCTCGGCGCGCCCCCTGCGCGAGGGCCGCGGTCCGGTGCGCGCGAGGAGCACTGGCGGGCACGCACGGATCGATCAGCAGCGAAGTGGAGCAGTCGCATGA
- a CDS encoding 8-oxoguanine deaminase, with protein MTSTTSSTSTTRTTRTVIENGYVATVDASGSEHARGHVVLEAGRILAVGDGPAPAHLREGAHVVDATGCLVTPGLINTHHHLYQWLTRGYAQDAILFDWLTALYPLWSRIDADLTGAGAAGAMAVLARSGCTTVGDHHYIFPAGSGDIMGALVHAAARVGVRLHATRGSMDLGASQGGLPPDFAVETTAAALAASHDAVVTHHDDAPDAMVKIAIAPCSPFSVTADLLREAAVLARDLEVRLHTHASETIEEDAYCAEHFGRTPTQYLEDLGWLGPDVWMAHCVHLDAPAIERYAATGTGVAHCPSSNGRLAAGIAPVRDLLAAGVAVGLGVDGAASNESGQLGVEIRESVLMNRLRTGADSLGVRAALRMATAGGARVLGRADHLGSLEVGKLADLVVWRVDGVEHAGILDPVAALGLGALPPIALSLVGGAPVVVDGALATGEQDVIAREVAAASRALAERA; from the coding sequence ATGACCAGCACGACCAGCAGCACCAGCACGACCCGCACGACCCGCACGGTGATCGAGAACGGCTACGTCGCCACGGTCGACGCCTCGGGCAGCGAGCACGCGCGCGGCCACGTCGTGCTCGAGGCGGGGCGGATCCTCGCCGTCGGCGACGGCCCCGCCCCGGCGCACCTGCGCGAGGGCGCGCACGTCGTCGACGCCACCGGCTGCCTCGTCACGCCCGGGCTGATCAACACGCACCACCACCTGTACCAGTGGCTCACGCGTGGCTACGCGCAGGACGCGATCCTGTTCGACTGGCTCACGGCCCTGTACCCGCTGTGGTCCCGCATCGACGCGGACCTCACCGGCGCGGGCGCGGCCGGCGCGATGGCGGTGCTGGCCCGCTCGGGCTGCACCACCGTGGGCGACCACCACTACATCTTCCCGGCCGGGTCGGGCGACATCATGGGCGCCCTCGTGCACGCCGCCGCGCGCGTCGGGGTCCGCCTGCACGCCACGCGCGGGTCCATGGACCTGGGCGCCTCGCAGGGTGGACTGCCGCCGGACTTCGCCGTCGAGACCACCGCGGCGGCCCTCGCGGCCTCGCACGACGCCGTCGTCACGCATCACGACGACGCGCCCGACGCGATGGTCAAGATCGCGATCGCCCCGTGCTCGCCGTTCTCCGTGACCGCCGACCTGCTGCGCGAGGCCGCCGTCCTCGCGCGCGACCTCGAGGTGCGGCTGCACACGCACGCCTCCGAGACGATCGAGGAGGACGCCTACTGCGCCGAGCACTTCGGCCGCACCCCGACGCAGTACCTCGAGGACCTCGGCTGGCTCGGGCCGGACGTGTGGATGGCGCACTGCGTGCACCTCGACGCGCCCGCGATCGAGCGCTACGCGGCCACCGGGACCGGCGTCGCGCACTGCCCGTCCTCCAACGGGCGCCTGGCCGCGGGGATCGCGCCGGTGCGCGACCTGCTGGCGGCGGGCGTCGCCGTCGGGCTCGGGGTCGACGGCGCGGCCTCCAACGAGTCGGGCCAGCTCGGCGTCGAGATCCGCGAGTCCGTGCTCATGAACCGCCTGCGCACCGGCGCCGACTCGCTCGGCGTGCGCGCCGCGCTGCGGATGGCGACGGCGGGCGGCGCCCGCGTGCTCGGCCGCGCCGACCACCTGGGCTCGCTCGAGGTCGGCAAGCTCGCCGACCTCGTGGTCTGGCGCGTGGACGGCGTGGAGCACGCCGGCATCCTCGACCCGGTCGCCGCGCTCGGGCTCGGGGCACTCCCGCCGATCGCGCTCAGCCTCGTGGGCGGTGCGCCCGTGGTGGTCGACGGCGCGCTCGCGACCGGCGAGCAGGACGTGATCGCGCGCGAGGTGGCGGCCGCCTCGCGCGCCCTGGCGGAGCGGGCCTAG
- a CDS encoding FAD binding domain-containing protein, which translates to MDVVTITSFRRARTREDLALAPGEAVMAGGTWLMSEPQPRTTGFVDLTTMGWPDVEVSEAGLRIGATCTIETLVEWARGAATPRTAALPPAPADWCALDLASRAANALLASFKIWATATVGGNVCQSFAAAAMVSFAAGLDGVAHCWAADGTDRRLPVADLITGNARNALRPGEVLRAVEIPAIALRARTSLHKIALAELGRSGAVVTGRLETPADGGGVVIGITAATRTPVLLRYDALPSADALRRDVEAAPGYYSDPLGPADWRRAVSAVLALRVREDLAGGPGSSGGAVGSGTRVAA; encoded by the coding sequence GTGGACGTCGTCACGATCACGTCCTTCCGACGTGCCCGCACGCGCGAGGACCTCGCACTCGCACCCGGCGAGGCCGTGATGGCGGGCGGCACGTGGCTCATGAGCGAGCCGCAGCCGCGCACCACCGGCTTCGTGGACCTCACCACGATGGGCTGGCCCGACGTCGAGGTGAGCGAGGCGGGCCTCCGGATCGGTGCGACGTGCACGATCGAGACCCTGGTGGAGTGGGCGCGCGGGGCGGCGACGCCGCGCACCGCGGCGCTCCCGCCGGCGCCCGCCGACTGGTGCGCGCTCGACCTCGCCTCCCGCGCCGCGAACGCTCTGCTGGCCTCGTTCAAGATCTGGGCGACGGCGACCGTCGGCGGCAACGTGTGCCAGTCGTTCGCGGCGGCCGCGATGGTCTCGTTCGCGGCGGGGCTCGACGGTGTCGCCCACTGCTGGGCCGCCGACGGCACCGACCGGCGTCTCCCGGTCGCCGACCTGATCACCGGGAACGCGCGCAACGCGCTGCGACCGGGCGAGGTGCTGCGCGCCGTCGAGATCCCCGCGATCGCGCTGCGCGCCCGCACGAGCCTGCACAAGATCGCGCTCGCCGAGCTCGGCCGCTCCGGCGCGGTGGTGACCGGACGGCTCGAGACGCCGGCCGACGGGGGCGGCGTCGTCATCGGCATCACGGCGGCGACCCGGACGCCCGTGCTGCTGCGCTACGACGCCCTGCCGTCGGCGGACGCGCTGCGGCGCGACGTCGAGGCGGCGCCGGGCTACTACAGCGACCCGCTCGGGCCCGCGGACTGGCGCCGCGCCGTCAGCGCCGTGCTCGCCCTGCGGGTGCGCGAGGACCTCGCGGGCGGCCCGGGTAGTTCGGGCGGGGCTGTCGGGTCGGGGACGAGGGTCGCGGCATGA